From the genome of Malus domestica chromosome 04, GDT2T_hap1, one region includes:
- the LOC103433417 gene encoding metallothionein-like protein type 2 encodes MSSCCGGKCGCGSGCGCGSGCNGCGMAPDLSYMEGSTTETLVMGVAPQKSHFEASEMGVVAENGCKCGDSCTCNPCKCTK; translated from the exons ATGTCGTCGTGCTGCGGTGGTAAATGTGGTTGCGGGTCCGGCTGCGGCTGCGGCAGTGGCTGCAACGG GTGCGGGATGGCTCCTGATCTGAGCTACATGGAGGGGTCCACCACTGAGACCCTTGTCATGGGAGTTGCTCCCCAGAAGTC GCACTTTGAGGCATCTGAGATGGGAGTTGTAGCTGAGAACGGATGCAAGTGCGGGGATAGCTGCACCTGCAACCCCTGCAAGTGCACCAAGTGA
- the LOC114824386 gene encoding kinesin-like protein KIN-10B isoform X1 yields MEVGRFLGSTSATPAKSANPNSISKVRVIVRVRPFLPQEIAAGNGDQTPCASVVEQESDSSAEEVVVYLKDKDTSRNECYRLDSCFAQEDNNVGRIFSREVCPLIPGLFHGCNATVFAYGATGSGKTYTMQGTDEMPGLMPLAMSKILSMCQSTGSSVELSYYEVYMDRCYDLLEIKAKEITVLDDKDGQIHLRGLSRVPVKSMSEFYEAFSCGIQRRKTAHTGLNDVSSRSHGVLVIAVSTPHDDGSGDFVTGKLNLIDLAGNEDNRRTFNEGIRLQESAKINQSLFALSNVIYALNNNLSRVPYRESKLTRILQDSLGGMSQALMITCLNPGEYQESVHTVSLAARSRHITNFVPSAHKQETPKVKVDMEAKLRAWLESRGKTKSARRIEAFSSPLLGKTPSSSIANVKKRNINLSSMKSKVNTNRSACTAKERKITIPMRNIFDNESVVDSNLENAQFAAKDNKQEGNAGGGGSIFESNTSLHDTFPLCEPSNQEENSPGSSLRKALSPINTNINQKPLNETLFTNGDCTPKTPSLATCTKNMFQITGTPLDKFTACGSNLKKFLLQEYIDFLNTANREELLELRGIGVKMAEYILELRETSPLKSLNDLEKIGLSTKQIVNLFNKAAVGVLDKQIKATPSCSDILQVK; encoded by the exons ATGGAGGTTGGTCGATTTCTTGGCAGTACTTCTGCAACTCCAGCAAAATCCGCGAACCCCAATTCAATTTCGAAGGTCAGAGTCATCGTGCGGGTGCGCCCTTTTCTTCCGCAAGAGATCGCTGCCGGTAACGGAGATCAGACGCCGTGCGCCTCTGTTGTCGAACAAGAATCCGATTCCTCTGCCGAAGAAGTGGTTGTTTATCTCAAAGATAAAGATACAAG CCGAAACGAGTGCTATCGGTTGGACTCCTGCTTTGCCCAAGAGGACAACAATGTTGGCCGGATCTTCAGTAGAGAAGTGTGCCCTTTGATTCCGGGACTCTTTCATGGCTGCAATGCGACGGTGTTTGCCTACGGAGCTACTGGAAGTGGAAAGACTTACACTATGcag GGAACGGATGAGATGCCGGGTCTAATGCCGCTGGCCATGTCCAAAATCCTGTCTATGTGCCAGAGCACAGGAAGCTCAGTTGAGCTTTCATACTATGAGGTCTATATGGACAGGTGTTATGACCTGTTAGAGATCAAAGCCAAGGAAATTACGGTTTTGGATGACAAAGATGGGCAGATTCATCTCAGGGGACTTTCTCGGGTGCCTGTAAAGTCCATGTCTGAGTTTTACGAGGCCTTTTCTTGTGGGATTCAGAGGCGGAAAACTGCCCATACGGGTCTCAATGATGTCTCTAGTAGGAGCCATGGGGTCCTTGTGATCGCCGTTTCCACTCCTCATGATGATGGTTCTGGGGATTTCGTTACTGGGAAGTTGAATCTCATAGATCTAGCAG GCAATGAAGACAATAGAAGAACTTTCAACGAAGGGATTCGTCTCCAAGAGAGTGCGAAGATTAACCAGTCTTTGTTTGCATTATCGAATGTCATTTATGCACTGAACAACAACTTATCCCGAGTGCCCTATAGAGAGAGTAAATTGACTCGTATTTTGCAAGACTCATTAGGTGGGATGAGTCAGGCTTTGATGATTACTTGCTTG AATCCAGGAGAGTACCAAGAGTCTGTTCATACTGTCAGCTTGGCAGCTCGGTCACGCCACATTACCAACTTTGTTCCTTCAGCTCACAAGCAAGAGACACCAAAGGTTAAAGTTGACATGGAAGCCAAACTTCGTGCTTGGCTTGAATCAAGAGGAAAGACGAAGAGTGCACGGAGAATTGAAGCATTCAGTTCTCCCTTGTTGGGGAAAACTCCTAGTTCTTCTATTGCCAATGTCAAGAAACGCAACATCAACCTCAGTTCTATGAAATCCAAGGTTAATACAAACAGAAGTGCCTGTACTGCAAAAGAAAG GAAAATCACTATACCTATGAGGAATATATTTGACAATGAAAGTGTAGTTGATTCCAATTTGGAG AACGCGCAATTTGCCGCTAAGGATAATAAACAAGAGGGCAATGCTGGAGGTGGTGGATCCATATTCGAATCAAATACAAGTTTACATGATACATTTCCACTCT GTGAGCCATCAAACCAGGAGGAAAACTCACCGGGAAGTTCCTTGAGAAAAGCTCTCTCCCCAATCAACACCAATATAAATCAAAAGCCCCTCAATGAAACTCTATTCACAAATGGAGATTGCACTCCGAAAACTCCCTCTTTAGCGACCTGCACGAAAAACATGTTCCAAATAACAGGCACCCCACTTGATAAATTCACTGCTTGCGGATCAAACTTAAAG AAGTTCCTACTTCAAGAGTATATTGACTTCTTGAACACAGCGAACAG GGAAGAGCTGCTGGAGTTGAGG GGAATAGGAGTCAAAATGGCTGAATACATACTTGAGCTCAGAGAAACGAGCCCTTTAAAATCG CTGAACGATTTGGAGAAAATAGGTCTCTCAACTAAGCAG ATTGTCAACCTGTTTAATAAAGCTGCAGTTGGGGTACTAGATAAGCAAATAAAGGCAACACCCAGCTGCTCAGATATTTTACAGGTCAAGTAA
- the LOC114824386 gene encoding kinesin-like protein KIN-10B isoform X2: protein MEVGRFLGSTSATPAKSANPNSISKVRVIVRVRPFLPQEIAAGNGDQTPCASVVEQESDSSAEEVVVYLKDKDTSRNECYRLDSCFAQEDNNVGRIFSREVCPLIPGLFHGCNATVFAYGATGSGKTYTMQGTDEMPGLMPLAMSKILSMCQSTGSSVELSYYEVYMDRCYDLLEIKAKEITVLDDKDGQIHLRGLSRVPVKSMSEFYEAFSCGIQRRKTAHTGLNDVSSRSHGVLVIAVSTPHDDGSGDFVTGKLNLIDLAGNEDNRRTFNEGIRLQESAKINQSLFALSNVIYALNNNLSRVPYRESKLTRILQDSLGGMSQALMITCLNPGEYQESVHTVSLAARSRHITNFVPSAHKQETPKVKVDMEAKLRAWLESRGKTKSARRIEAFSSPLLGKTPSSSIANVKKRNINLSSMKSKVNTNRSACTAKERKITIPMRNIFDNESVVDSNLENAQFAAKDNKQEGNAGGEPSNQEENSPGSSLRKALSPINTNINQKPLNETLFTNGDCTPKTPSLATCTKNMFQITGTPLDKFTACGSNLKKFLLQEYIDFLNTANREELLELRGIGVKMAEYILELRETSPLKSLNDLEKIGLSTKQIVNLFNKAAVGVLDKQIKATPSCSDILQVK from the exons ATGGAGGTTGGTCGATTTCTTGGCAGTACTTCTGCAACTCCAGCAAAATCCGCGAACCCCAATTCAATTTCGAAGGTCAGAGTCATCGTGCGGGTGCGCCCTTTTCTTCCGCAAGAGATCGCTGCCGGTAACGGAGATCAGACGCCGTGCGCCTCTGTTGTCGAACAAGAATCCGATTCCTCTGCCGAAGAAGTGGTTGTTTATCTCAAAGATAAAGATACAAG CCGAAACGAGTGCTATCGGTTGGACTCCTGCTTTGCCCAAGAGGACAACAATGTTGGCCGGATCTTCAGTAGAGAAGTGTGCCCTTTGATTCCGGGACTCTTTCATGGCTGCAATGCGACGGTGTTTGCCTACGGAGCTACTGGAAGTGGAAAGACTTACACTATGcag GGAACGGATGAGATGCCGGGTCTAATGCCGCTGGCCATGTCCAAAATCCTGTCTATGTGCCAGAGCACAGGAAGCTCAGTTGAGCTTTCATACTATGAGGTCTATATGGACAGGTGTTATGACCTGTTAGAGATCAAAGCCAAGGAAATTACGGTTTTGGATGACAAAGATGGGCAGATTCATCTCAGGGGACTTTCTCGGGTGCCTGTAAAGTCCATGTCTGAGTTTTACGAGGCCTTTTCTTGTGGGATTCAGAGGCGGAAAACTGCCCATACGGGTCTCAATGATGTCTCTAGTAGGAGCCATGGGGTCCTTGTGATCGCCGTTTCCACTCCTCATGATGATGGTTCTGGGGATTTCGTTACTGGGAAGTTGAATCTCATAGATCTAGCAG GCAATGAAGACAATAGAAGAACTTTCAACGAAGGGATTCGTCTCCAAGAGAGTGCGAAGATTAACCAGTCTTTGTTTGCATTATCGAATGTCATTTATGCACTGAACAACAACTTATCCCGAGTGCCCTATAGAGAGAGTAAATTGACTCGTATTTTGCAAGACTCATTAGGTGGGATGAGTCAGGCTTTGATGATTACTTGCTTG AATCCAGGAGAGTACCAAGAGTCTGTTCATACTGTCAGCTTGGCAGCTCGGTCACGCCACATTACCAACTTTGTTCCTTCAGCTCACAAGCAAGAGACACCAAAGGTTAAAGTTGACATGGAAGCCAAACTTCGTGCTTGGCTTGAATCAAGAGGAAAGACGAAGAGTGCACGGAGAATTGAAGCATTCAGTTCTCCCTTGTTGGGGAAAACTCCTAGTTCTTCTATTGCCAATGTCAAGAAACGCAACATCAACCTCAGTTCTATGAAATCCAAGGTTAATACAAACAGAAGTGCCTGTACTGCAAAAGAAAG GAAAATCACTATACCTATGAGGAATATATTTGACAATGAAAGTGTAGTTGATTCCAATTTGGAG AACGCGCAATTTGCCGCTAAGGATAATAAACAAGAGGGCAATGCTGGAG GTGAGCCATCAAACCAGGAGGAAAACTCACCGGGAAGTTCCTTGAGAAAAGCTCTCTCCCCAATCAACACCAATATAAATCAAAAGCCCCTCAATGAAACTCTATTCACAAATGGAGATTGCACTCCGAAAACTCCCTCTTTAGCGACCTGCACGAAAAACATGTTCCAAATAACAGGCACCCCACTTGATAAATTCACTGCTTGCGGATCAAACTTAAAG AAGTTCCTACTTCAAGAGTATATTGACTTCTTGAACACAGCGAACAG GGAAGAGCTGCTGGAGTTGAGG GGAATAGGAGTCAAAATGGCTGAATACATACTTGAGCTCAGAGAAACGAGCCCTTTAAAATCG CTGAACGATTTGGAGAAAATAGGTCTCTCAACTAAGCAG ATTGTCAACCTGTTTAATAAAGCTGCAGTTGGGGTACTAGATAAGCAAATAAAGGCAACACCCAGCTGCTCAGATATTTTACAGGTCAAGTAA
- the LOC114824387 gene encoding mitochondrial import inner membrane translocase subunit Tim9-like, which yields MEKGMLSADLEGLPEEDKHRMTTLIDQLQIRDSLRMYNSLVERCFTDCVDTFQRKSLTKQEDTCVRRCAEKFLKHSMRVGMRFAELNQGAATQE from the exons ATGGAGAAGGGCATGCTGTCTGCAGACTTGGAGGGTCTTCCCGAAGAAGACAAGCACAGAATGACCACCTTGATCGACCAACTCCAGATTCGAGACAg TCTGAGGATGTACAATTCATTGGTGGAGAGATGCTTTACCGACTGCGTGGACACCTTTCAGCGCAAATCGTTGACGAAGCAAGAGGATACGTGTGTTCGTAGGTGTGCTGAGAAGTTCCTAAAGCACTCGATGCGCGTTGGCATGAGGTTTGCAGAGCTTAATCAAGGAGCAGCTACTCAAGAGTAA